Part of the Falsibacillus pallidus genome, GGCGGCTTAAAGAAAGGGTCCGTGCCGATTTTGGGAGAGCACGCCAAGCATTACGTCGATCCCATTCCGCAGGCCCTGATCCTGACAGCGATTGTCATCAGCTTTGGAGTAACTTCATTCTTTTTAGTCCTGGCTTATCGAGCCTATCAAGAATTGGGTACAGATAATATGGACCAAATGAGAGGAACAGAAGGCAATGATTAATTTATTGATTTTACCGATCATCATTCCGCTGTTTACAGCGATCCTGTTAATCTTTTTAACTAAATATATTGTTTTGCAAAGATGGATTTCAGGTCTATCCATGATTGGGACCATTAGTGCTTCAATCATCTTGATTCAGACGGTCCATACAGATGGCATACAGACATTGAATTTGGGCAGCTGGCCAGCTCCATTTGGAATCACACTCGTATCTGACATGCTTTCAGCCCTGCTTGTAGCCACATCAAGCATCATCGCATTCTGCTGTTTGATCTATTCCTTTCGATCTATCGGTGAAGGCAGGGAAAAGTTCTATTATTATTCTGTTTTCCAATTTTTATTGGTAGGTATCAACGGGGCTTTTACGACAGGGGATATTTTCAATCTCTTTGTATTTTTCGAGGTCATGCTGATGTCTTCCTATGTCCTTATGGTCATCGGGGGGACAAAGATTCAATTGAGGGAATCCATTAAGTATATTCTGGTCAATGTCATTTCCTCAGCCTTATTTGTCATTACCGTAGCGTATCTTTATTCTGTCATCGGAAGCTTGAACATGGCTGACATTTCCCGAAAGATCACTGAAATCAATCAGCCGGGAATCGTTACAGTCATCGCCATACTATTCTTGATTGTATTTGGCTTGAAAGGTGCGATCTTTCCTCTCTATTTCTGGCTTCCTGGATCGTATTATGCACCTCCCGCTCCGATTATGGCTTTATTCGGCGCCCTTTTAACTAAAGTCGGTGTCTATTCAATCTTAAGAACCTATACCTTGTTCTTCTACCACGATACAGGGTATACCCATCAAATCCTTATGGTCCTGGCTATCTTGACAATCCTGGCAGGCATCATCGGCGCCATCGCCTATGAGGATATTAAAAAAATCATCATATACAACATCATCATCGCTGTTGGCATCATTACATTCGGGATATCCGTCATGACAGAAGAATCACTGACAGGCTCTGTATTTTATCTCATTCACGATATGCTTTTAAAAGCTGCCATGTTTTTATTGATCGGCATCATCATTGCCATTACAGGAACAAGCAGACTTTCAAACATCAGCGGTATGATC contains:
- a CDS encoding Na(+)/H(+) antiporter subunit C, giving the protein MEILMAVIIGVLFTSAVYLMLSKSLLRIIIGTGLLSHGAHLLILTMGGLKKGSVPILGEHAKHYVDPIPQALILTAIVISFGVTSFFLVLAYRAYQELGTDNMDQMRGTEGND
- a CDS encoding Na+/H+ antiporter subunit D, with the protein product MINLLILPIIIPLFTAILLIFLTKYIVLQRWISGLSMIGTISASIILIQTVHTDGIQTLNLGSWPAPFGITLVSDMLSALLVATSSIIAFCCLIYSFRSIGEGREKFYYYSVFQFLLVGINGAFTTGDIFNLFVFFEVMLMSSYVLMVIGGTKIQLRESIKYILVNVISSALFVITVAYLYSVIGSLNMADISRKITEINQPGIVTVIAILFLIVFGLKGAIFPLYFWLPGSYYAPPAPIMALFGALLTKVGVYSILRTYTLFFYHDTGYTHQILMVLAILTILAGIIGAIAYEDIKKIIIYNIIIAVGIITFGISVMTEESLTGSVFYLIHDMLLKAAMFLLIGIIIAITGTSRLSNISGMIKRYPLLGWMFFLASLSLAGIPPFSGFVGKLLLVKSGFAAGHYIGAAVVLMSSLFVLYSVMKIFINGFWGVPKEFPNEGKVPVYMLLAPAGLLIAIGITYGIGAEFVHSYISQAAEVLKNPALYIDAVLKE